In one Robbsia betulipollinis genomic region, the following are encoded:
- a CDS encoding glycosyltransferase family 2 protein has product MTGMLYSLIIPAYNAEKTIGRCLVSALEQLQGSPNVEVIVVDDGSTDGTANTARLTAERYPEVITHVISQANAGVSAARNAGIASAKSAYLGFMDGDDFWLPEHWQEVSRRLTDGSSPDIVEFNAITVDQHGTQAGSLNMCLSGGSNVVNVDLDVLLRYAALHKHFPWARVYRAGLFESRLFPVNRHYEDNGAMPWMYAAAHRLSSINKPLLAYTIQDGNSITGQSAKIGQSIDLASYTADAMEEAKHSDSLRLYWYLIAARAAAANHALIRRLRWSHRLRALRVARRIPKIPYGCVSNSEWVKLRFPALYFLFLSLRSAR; this is encoded by the coding sequence ATGACAGGCATGCTCTATTCGCTCATTATTCCAGCTTATAACGCCGAGAAAACCATTGGTCGATGTCTGGTATCGGCCTTGGAGCAATTGCAGGGAAGCCCAAATGTCGAAGTCATTGTCGTGGATGATGGCTCGACAGACGGCACAGCCAACACGGCACGTTTGACAGCCGAACGGTATCCGGAAGTAATCACTCACGTTATTTCCCAGGCCAACGCGGGTGTGAGTGCCGCGCGCAACGCGGGCATTGCCTCCGCAAAAAGTGCGTATCTGGGTTTCATGGATGGCGACGACTTTTGGTTGCCTGAACATTGGCAGGAAGTGTCGCGACGGCTGACGGACGGTAGCAGCCCGGACATCGTCGAATTCAATGCTATTACGGTGGATCAGCACGGAACGCAGGCCGGGTCATTGAACATGTGTCTTTCTGGGGGAAGCAATGTCGTCAACGTCGATCTCGATGTACTGCTACGCTATGCCGCTTTGCACAAACATTTCCCGTGGGCACGTGTGTACCGCGCAGGACTTTTCGAAAGCCGACTTTTTCCCGTAAACCGCCACTACGAAGACAACGGTGCGATGCCATGGATGTATGCCGCCGCGCATCGCCTTTCGTCCATCAATAAACCGCTTCTAGCCTATACCATCCAGGACGGCAATAGCATCACCGGTCAATCCGCCAAGATTGGTCAGTCGATCGACCTGGCAAGTTATACCGCTGATGCTATGGAAGAGGCGAAGCACAGTGACTCGCTGCGTCTTTACTGGTACCTGATCGCTGCGCGTGCGGCGGCGGCGAATCATGCGCTGATTCGCCGGCTTCGCTGGTCGCATCGTTTGAGAGCGCTGCGTGTTGCACGTCGTATCCCAAAGATTCCCTATGGCTGTGTCTCAAACAGTGAATGGGTAAAGCTGCGCTTTCCGGCTTTGTATTTTTTGTTTCTTAGTCTGCGGTCCGCTCGATGA
- a CDS encoding helix-turn-helix domain-containing protein, giving the protein MQPSSAEERAAIMIGDGKGASLRSISTLLGRKVSSINRELSYVHHRADRRLRNKKYKAGKRSFTHSLFETQP; this is encoded by the coding sequence ATTCAACCATCAAGTGCAGAAGAACGCGCAGCGATCATGATCGGGGACGGCAAGGGCGCGAGCTTACGATCGATATCAACACTGCTCGGGCGTAAGGTGTCAAGTATCAATCGGGAATTGAGCTACGTCCATCATCGAGCGGACCGCAGACTAAGAAACAAAAAATACAAAGCCGGAAAGCGCAGCTTTACCCATTCACTGTTTGAGACACAGCCATAG